In the Salvia miltiorrhiza cultivar Shanhuang (shh) chromosome 8, IMPLAD_Smil_shh, whole genome shotgun sequence genome, GTCACCCACACTGCCGTTGACTCAGATAAAAACACCTAGAGGACAACAGACTGTACCTCCAGGACGTAATGGAAAGAGAAAGTGGGAGGACAAAGCACATGGCAACAAAAGCCGTGGCAAGGACAAGTCCATCAACAACAGGGTAAACAACAATATCCTGGACAGTCATCAGGACAATAGAGGACGTCGCCGTGCGCCAAGTGCAACAAGATGCACTTGGGCGTTTGCAAAGCTGGAAATAATAGTTGCGACAACTGTGGACAAGCTGGTCACTACTCGTCACACTACCCGGGTAAACAACAAGAAATGGTAGGAGGGAAGCCTAATCAGAATTCGGCTCAACCCGTGAGCACCATCATGGGATATCCCCAACCGCCCCAATAGCAGCGTCAACCGCAATGTCCACagaaacagcagcagcagcaacaacaacttCCACAGCCGCCACAGCATCAGAGAGCCTTTGCGCTAAATCAAAAGCAGCCCGAGAGAAAAATCAGGGAAACCTGAGAGGTAGGGGCAAGTTATAGGATGTACCAGTCAGGATTCTGTTTGATACAGGAGCCTCACATTATTTAATTGTTTGAAGTAGATACCTTCAAACTCGAgccaaaacgagctagtcccgagttgagagtaatcactcctgtaggaagaactactacagtttctcacgtAATTTCTAACTTggagcttgagttaggatcaccaGAGATGAGAataagaaccttgcacttaatgcctatgtggaacgtagacattaatctagggatggactggttagcagagaactttgccccgagtGATTGTAAGAAGatacagataactttccaaccacctggaaaggaacatACATGTTTTTCACGGCATtaatagaaagaagagagttccaatcttTCGGCACTTCAAGCGTCGAAGTTGGTagagaagaaaggagcacaagcttacctagtttacttgaatgatgaaggagaatcaagtaaaaacttagaggatgtagtagtggtaagggaatatagagatgtactTCCCGAGACCTTACCAGGATTTGCCACCAACATGACAGTTGGAGGTTACTAtcgatctagaacctggatcagcaccagtgtcgaTGGTACCCTACAGAATGGcacctaaggagctacaagagctgaaaattcagctacaagaactgCTTGAGCTAGGTTTTATccgacctagtgtatccccgtggggagcaccagtccgttttgtcaaaaagaaggatggcacgttgagaatgtgcataggttatcgagagctgaataaattgacactcaagaacaaatgtcctttaccaaggataaatgacttgtttgatcaattaagaGAAGCGAGCATTTTCTAGAAGGTTGACTCGAGATCAGATTACCACCAGCTGAAATTTTAACAGaaggatatacctaagacagcttttcaaatgaggtatgagcactatgagttcatagttatacCATTAGGTTTGacaaaggcaccagtagttttcatggatcacctGAATcaagtgttccatcaataactggagaaatttgtcctagttttcatagatgatattctcatctattcgaagaatgagcaagAGCACCAACAACATGTGAGAGTAGTGTTGGAAACGCTTAGAGCTGAGAAGCTTTTCGCCAAATTCACCAAGGGtgaattttggttgaacgaagtaacgtTCCTAGAACATATTGCTTCATCCAAAGGGATTAAggttgaccccgccaaggtacaagctgtacatgagtggagatcaccaactacgcctaacgagattcgcagctTCTTAGGCTTaacaggttactatcggaggtttattaaagaattttccacgatagcaagaccgatgacccaattacttagaaaagaagctaagtacaattggaaagaggagtgtgaacGAAGTAACATTCCTAGGACATGTGTTTTTTGTAGGAGTTTTGACCTAGTCAAGACTTGAGATTTGAAGCTGCAAATAAGGTATTAAGGGGAAGAGTTTCAGTTGCTAAAAAGGAGGAAGTGgagataaagagagagaaaagagaggagCTTGTTGGCAGCTCCTAAAATCAAGGGAGAAGTGGACTAAATCCAACAACTATCAAACGGCCACTTCATCCATGATCAAAGCCACGACTTCAAGCCTTGGGAAGCAAGATTGAGATGCCTATATATACCAAGGAGAAGTCTCAGTTCAGATCACGAAGTTTGAAGATCAAAATCGAGTCATTTGAGTGATCTGTGTACGAATGCTGTTTAGAGTGTTAGGATAACATTGTTTATAGCATACACTGATTTCGTCGGATTTCGGAGTATAGCTCTTGAATCCAGTTTCTGTTTGTTAGTGAGAGTGTCTAGAGTTTAATACCTAGTTCATTGTAAAGGTATTGAACGTGAGTGTTCATTCTCCATTTAGTCATTTTGCCATAAGGCGTCTTcaagttataatttataacttgaagaatttttCCAGCTCTTTGTGTCTTCCAtttttatttccgctgcaattTTTCTCTGTGTGCACTGGTGTGTTGCCCTAACACAGTGCCTAATATCAAAGTATGATGGAAGCAACACTTTCAGTTACTATGACTGAACAAATGCTGTCCTTTTCTGAGCTATGCTTGCACGAAACAAATGATGGGAACCTCTGCATTCTTCCCGAATCTGGGCTCAAGTGTTGTTCCGGAGGCAGGGTTGGAAATTCTAAGGCTTTCTCGCCCATTACAGGCTTTACCAGAGAGCGCCAGGGCTGAACATTCGACAGGGCTGATCAAGAGTACTGTGATTATCCCCCCAGCGGGAACCAGAACAACTAGAACTGAAAATATACCAAACACTCACTGTGTGGGACCCCAGTTTTCGGGGGATATGGAAGGAATTGAGGATTTGGAGGATACCTCCAGCCAGACCAGACCAATCAGCAATCGCCGTGGCAAGGAGGCAGAGCTGGAAAAGGGGGCAGAACTGGCTGAATCAGCCCTGCTGTAGAAAAGGGTCTCGATCATGCAGAAACACATTCAGGATCTAGAGGAAGTTATTGCGGACAAAACAATGGAGAAGGGGAAAAGTAAAGTTACTGGGCACAAGAAGAGTCAACAGGCAGCGTCTCCTCGTTCTAAGGGCAGAAGCTCTCTAAACAAACACTCTCGCTGGAGAGAAGATGAGTAGCTATGACACTCGGGATGAAGAGAGCAAGTGCAAGAACGTTACTCAACAATCTCCACATGAGGGAGGCGGTGAGAGCCGATATCATTCTTTCCATGACGGAGGGAGGGCTATAATTAGTGGCAGCTCTTTTTCCAAAGACATCCTAGAAGATCCAAGGCCTCGCTGGAGGTGCCCAAGGCTGAGTCACAAATCAAAGGCTATGCCTTCGCGAAAGGGTTGAGACCTAGTGCCttttttgataatttaaaaataaggcAGCCAAGGGATTTTGAGCATATCTTGGACCGTCTCTCGGGCTATATTCAGTTGGAAGAAGCCAGAGCTGCCCGAAAGGCAGAGCAAGAAAGTAATAAGCCCAAAAGGGCTGAATAAGCAGAGAACTATTTTCAAGGGCGAGCACCCTATAGAGGTCTGCCCCCAAGAGTGATGCAGAGGGAAGCACAGCCCACCTACCAATCTTCGTACTAAGCTCCAGCCCCCAGAGCTGAACAAGGGGCAAGGGTAGTTAGTAGTGTGAATAGATTGATTGATCAAACACCATTGAATAGGTCTCGGGAGGAGATTTTCCATCTAATCAAGAACAAGCGTTTTTTCAGAGCTCCAAGGGACTATGTTGAGGGGGCCGCCAAGCCCGGGCCTAACAACCTACTTTGTCAATACTATAACCATTATGGTCATCCCACAGAGTATTGTGGACACTTGAGGCATCTGCTGGAAGTGCTGGTAAGACAGGGAAAGTTGGATCAGTTTGTTAAGCAAACACCACCACCATAGCAATAAAACAATTCTTACCCTGACAGGGCTGCACAGGATCAGGGAAATAGGGGTGGTGGTCGCAGGGCTACCCCATCCCGGGAAAATAAGAGGCAGGTGCACATGATCATTGGGGAGGAGAACAGCCCCACATCCAACTGAGCTCGAAAATAGATCATACGCGCCGCCAGAGCTGGCAGTTATCCCAGCCACGTCATGTCGATTCGCACAGCCAAGAGGGAGCGGGCCATCTCTTTCGGGCCAGTGGATCACGCGGGGCTCATTcacccgcatgatgatgcgctaGTCTTTTCGGCAGATATGGCCAACTACACCGTGCACCGTATCTTTGTTGACTCTGGTAGCGCTGTCAACATTATATATAAGGATTGCTTGACAGCTATGGCTTTGAACACAGCGCTGAAGCCACCGAGCAACCCTTTGTATGGGTTTACAGGAGAGCCTATCACACCACTGGGGTCGATAGAGTTGCCTATGACATGGGGAAAGGAGGGAGCTTCGCGGACTCGGATCTTGAAATTTCTGGTGGTCGATTTTCCTCGCCCTAGCTACAACATTATAGTGGGGAGGCCAGCCTTGAACGCTTTTCAAGCAGTAATATCTATGTATCATTTGAAGATGAAATTTCCATTGGAAGGAGGAAGGATAGGAGAAGTGGTCGGAAATCAAATTACTTAGAAATAATGCTTCGTCCGCAGTTTGACAGCACAGACCGGGGAAAAGCGCTCCCAGAGCGAGTAGGAGGGGCCAGCTAATAAGAGTCTCAGGCTGATAACAAGCTCGGATAACATAGCCGAGAGGGAAGAAGTGGAGGAGTTGAGGAAGAATCCTAAAAAACAGCCCATGTTATCGACGGATGATCAGTGCATGCTGGTGGATCTATTCCCAGGGAAGTCTGGATTTACCACCAGAGTGGGCACTGAGATGTCTCTAGAGCTGGAGAGGGAGGTCATAGAATGCCTTCGACGCAATGTAGATATCTTTGGGCAGactgatgagcccaggtttgtgctctatttttgtgtctgttttaagtttagatcgagtctttttccttgtgtttgtgtcgtttggtcgcctgggagggcgtagttcaatggcaggaccagcttgtgggcaAGAGGTGCTCCAGGGGTCGAAAGTGCTGTCActtctcgtgaaagaggtatgcgccggaagcaaaggggatttggaggcaaaaccatcccttatgcccataagtaccgcacgagagctggcaggcaagagaAGGAAGGCAGGGGAAGAAGATGGAGGCACAACAGACGGGCGAGGAAGGAttgcaagtgggagtccgaaaagggcggaaggcggcagctatccaaaagagaccgataaggccaaaccaccgccttatccaaaaggaaacatatcttcatgaagattaggtctgaaaaaggataagcatctccatgtttgcatggatccggccgcacgtcatgggctgggccttgtTGCCCTAgttactcctataaatacccgacgaGCTTCTCAAGCCAAGGGTGCGAAAATTCCGTTATGTTGTGCATTGTTTAAGAAGTGAAgctagcccaggctgtgggcataATCTCGTACTTTTCTGTTTATGTTTTGCACGAcactttcggccgtaggtacttttactttcatttaagtaatttaaatttcagttatgttttcctttcAATCTTTTGCTcgtgttatttacgttatggttggctaagttttatattctgatttgggcaaaatgatctaagcatgaatgaataaactcgagaggtctaatttgggcataataactgtatgagcatattcccgatacactaggtttgattcccaTAAGACtataacaacttggttaattaactgatcactagttaactagggagttttggtcacaagtaataatttgggcataaggcgagttgcctttgacctccaaaatagtacaactggtgttggagccgtgactgctgtgaaatatcggtgtaagagtcaagtgggtctatctagttcttaaagcattctgggcaaagcacaactagcgataggccatcgcagagagcgtggatgttgcccggggtagttgatttccattagctgatccttctaagggatcataaactgaaaggatagattgggcaaggggtttgttgtgtgcgtgacgagtgacaataggggcacaacaattcttatgcctataaccactggtatgcgaatatagtgattaatctttgcaccaatgatcgagtgttaattcatgtttagtgattcgaacccaagtcagaattgttttgttatttgattaatctactttgttatttcagtttaggttggatacccgttctgcccataagcacgttgtggtcagaacactgcagaaaacaAAACCCTTTTATTGACACCCctgcaggaggagttactgctcagttccctgtggattcgactctggacttaccaatagctagtctagttgtgggcacaggatattttatttgcacaaagctcaaacgacagcttcgtcaaattggcgccgttgccggggaactgagagcgctagtaatttcttttgtgatttttgtgtgagttttgccttcACGTTTGTGTATGCATCGTACTAGGAGTGCAGGTAACGAAGATCTTTTGTTCCACGAGGAGATTGAGCGACTTGTTCGATAGAACAACGGTGCTAGACGCAGGGCAGAACAAGAAACACAGGCAAGAGAGAGACAGTTAGAAGCGGAGAGAGAGATAGCAGAAAATCCGGAAGGGCAGAATGACAACGCTAACAAGACCCTCCGAGACATGATGTTTCCGAACAACTTGAACCTCCGGCCATCAGCCATAGTACTGCCGgagatcactggaaattgggagCTTAAGCATACTCTCATTCAgattttgcccaagtacagtgatatgcccggagagGACCCTCAAAGACATCTCCAAGACTTTGAGATGACATGTGGAACGGTGCGCACCGCTAGTCAAGCACTTGGCGAATACATCCGGCTCCTTGCTTTTTCGTTCTCTCTATTAGAAGGAGCGAGGGCGTGGTTGTATGATTTTCCCGAAGAAAGCATTCGGACCTGGCAGGAGTTGCAGAGCAAGTTTTTGGAAAAGTACTTCCCAACTGCCCGGATCCAAAATTTGAGGACTCGAATTAGCAACGTAAAGATGGGATCGGGAGAAGTTCTATATGAGTACTGGGGAAGGTTCAAGCAGATGctggccaaatgcccacaacaccaaATACAGGATCATGATCTTATTCGGTATTTTGTGGGAGGACTCCAAAAGTAAGATAGGCAATGGTTACACGCTGCATGTGGATGATCGATCCTAAACAAATCCGCAGCGGAGGCTTTCAAGCTCATAGCCGACATGGCAGAGGAATCGAGAGATGAGGAAAGGGACTATAGTCAGAACTACTCCTGTGCAAGctccttctgcccaagacgTAAAGTTGGACAAGCTTTGCAACATGTTCGAGAAATTTATGACGAACCAAGGAACACCCAATCAAGGGATTCCCAACATTCGGAAGCCTGTGAAGGCATGCCAGCTTTGCATGGCGAATTCACATGCAACCgatgaatgtccacaacttttcgAATATGAAGAGCTTAATGCTATTGGGCAACAACAAGGAGGAAATAATGGAGGGCAAAATCAAAAACCTTTTGAGCCCTACAGGCGGCAGTACAACAATCAAGGATGGAGGCAACATGAGAACCTTAGGTACGACAACAACAACTTTTTGGGGCCAAACCAAGGGCAGACGAGTAACCCACCACAATACTCGCATCAACCGCAACAGGCAAGAGGATCCTCCCTATCAGAGCTCGTGCATCAAATGGCTCAACAACAAGTGAAGTTCCAGCAAGAGACCGAAAAGTTCATAATGGAGACGAGaggaggaatgcagaatgtgaactcccaactatcacatcttgcccaagcagTCGCCAGACTTGAAAGCAAACAAGGGGCACTCCCATCCCAAGTGGAGGTGAAGAAAGTGAATGCCATGACGCTCAGAGGAGGAAAGGAGTTGCTCGAGGTTGATAAAGAGAAAAACCAAGAAAAACTGGAGATTAACGAGCAAGTCGGAATGGGATCAGCAGATGAGGAAGAATTTGCCCAAGAGAAATAGGCAAAGCAAAAGGCGACAGGGAAAGGTAAAGAGAAATCAAGCCAGACTGAGCCCATAATCCCCTTCCCAGGCAGAatggccaaggaacaagagaatgaagaattaacCGAACTGGTTAAAATCTTTAAAAAGGTGGAGGTCAATATGCCCCTTTTGGTCGCACTACGCTCTATGCCCAGATGtgcaaaatttctcaaagaACTCTGTACTCGAAAGGTCAAATACACTGATGATGCGAAATTTCAAGTGGGCGAGTCCGTATCTGCGGTCTTACAATGAGATATGCCCATAAAATGTGGGGATCCTGGCATGTTCTACATTCCATGTGTAATAGGAACCATGAAGGTGGAGAAGGCAATGCTCGATTTAGGGGCATCCATCAACGTTATGCCCTTATCCATGTACCAGGACCTGGAGATAGGACCGCTGAAACCCACCTGAGTGGTGATCCAACTGGCAGATCGATCAAATGTCTACCCAGAAGGGATATTGGAAGACGTGCTGGTCAAAATGGAGGAACTCATCTTTCCAACGGACTTTTACATTCTTCACATGGGGAAGTCAAAAGTACGAGATCCGGTCATGCTTCTGGGCAGACCATTTCTAAAGACTGTCAGGACTCGAATtgattgtgatacgggcaaGCTGACATGTCAGTTTGAAGGGGAGACAATAACCTTCGACATATACAATGCCATGAAACATCCAGCCGATACAGAGATGGTGAAAAGTGTCGACTTGATCGAAAAGGTTGTTGAGGAAGTTTTGCCCAGAACAGCATTCAAGGAGCCATATGACACTATAATCCAGAATGGCATAATGGAGGAGGACTTGCAAGAGGAGCATTTGCAAGAGGCGGTGAAGGTACTTAATGCGTGGAGCGAGGGGTCCACCATACTGAGGCGCTGAAAATCCCTACCCTGAAGGAAGAAGACCGACTTGTTCCATCGATCCAAAGGGCACCCAAGCTCGAGCTGAAGTCTTTGCCCAAACACCTCAAGTATATCTTCTTGGGCGAGGACGACACTTTGCCCGTAATCATCAATTCAGAGTTGACACTAGAAGACGAGAACAAAGTCAAAATGACTTTGGGGAAGTACAAGGAAGCAATTGGATGGACCCTAGCCGACATTAAGGGCATAAGCCCTACTGTATGCATGCACCGCATATTACTAGAGGAAGATGCAGTCCCAGTCCGGGATCCCCAGAGGAAACTAAATCCAGCCATGAAGGAAGTTGTGATGAAAGAGATACTCAAACTATTGGATCTGGGCATAATATACCCAGTATCCGATAGCAGGTGGGTAAGCCCAGTAcacgttgtgcccaagaagtcGGTCATACAAGTGGTGGAGAATGAATTCCGGGAATTGATTGCTACAAGGTTGCAAACCGACTggaggatgtgtattgattaccGCAAGCTCAACCAGAAGACGaggaaggatcacttccctttGCCCTTCATCGATGAGATGCTGGAAAGACTTGCAGGGAATCAATATTTTTGCTTTCTGGATGGATACTCGGGCTATATGCAGATTTGGGTCGCGGAGGAGGACAGGGCAAAACGACATTCACTTTCCCTTTTGGGACGTTTGCCTAccggaggatgccatttgggctatGCAACGCCCCGAGCACAttccaaagatgcatgatgagcatattctcgGATCTCCTTGAGAATTGCATCGAagtcttcatggatgatttcacaGTGTATGGGCAAACCTTCGACTCATGCCTAGCCAATCTGGAGAAGGTGCTAAAAAGGTGCGTTGACAAGAGTTTGGTGTTGAACTACGAGAAATGCCACTTTATGGTCAAGGAAGGGATTGTGCTCGGACATGTGATATCAGGCAGAGGAATAGAGGTGGATAAAGCGAAAATTTAAATCATAGCCAAGCTACCATACCCAACGAACATCAAGTAGTTATGAGGATTCCTTGGGCATGCTGGATTCTACAGGAGGTTTATGAAGGACTTTGCAAAAATTGCCCAACCTATGACAAGGTTGCTACAAAACGAAGTGGAGTGGAATTTTGATGAGGATTGCAAGGAGGCTTTCCagatcttgaagaacaatctgaTCTCCGCACCCATAATACAACCCCCTGACTGGGGTATGCCCTTTGAGGTGATGTGTGACGCCAGTGGATATGCCATAGGGGTAGTTCTTGGGCAAAAGCGGGGAAATGAGAGTCACGTCATCTATTATGCCTCGAAAACACTGAATGGAGCCCAAATCAACTATTCCACGACTGAAAAAGAGATGTTGGCAGTGGTGTTCGCCTTTGAAAAATTTAGGTCTTACCTGCTTGGAGGAAAGACCACAGTCTACACCGATCATGCGGCCCTGAAATACCTTCTGGCCAAAAAGGAGTCTAAGCCCAGGCTGATCCGATGGGTCCTACTTCTACAGGAATTCGACGTGGAAATAAAGGACAAGGCTGGAGCACAAAACCAAGTGGCCGATCATCTAAGCAGGATCGTAAGGAAGGAAGAAGGGGAACCAATCAAGGAGATGTTCCCGGATGAACAATTGTTCTATGCCCAATGAAGGAGGGAAGATCCATGGTACGCAGATTTGTGCAATTACCTATGTTCTGGATATGTACCCCCTGGATACACTTATgcccagaagaagaaattggccaAAGACAACAGAGAATATATTTGGGACGAACCGTATATGTGGAAGCAATGCGGGGACCAAGTGCTTCGGAGATGTATCCCACAAGATGAGCAAAGAAGCATCCTAGAATTTTGTCATTCAAAGGAGTGTGGGGTCACTTTGGGCATAAGAGGACTGCAGCCAAGGTTCTGGAgtgtggtttttattggccaaCAATCTTTAAGGACAGCTACACCATCTGCAAGAATTGCCCACAATGCCAGCGAGAAGGAAACATAATCaggaggaatgaaatgcccatgatgCCCATTATGCCCGTAGAGATTTTTGACATTTGGGTAACGGACTTCATGGGACCCATTCCCAGTTCAAGAGGAAACTTGTACATCCTacttttggtggattatgtctccAAGTGGGTGGAGGCAAAAGCATCCCCGACGAATGACTCAAAGGTAGTGGTGAATTTCTTGAAGACTAACATTTTTTGCAGGTTTGGTGTGCCCAGACCAATCATCAGCGACCAAGGATCCCACTTCTGCAATTTCTCGGTCGAAAACTTGTTCAAAAAGTATGGAGTCCAACATCGGGTCTCGACAGCCtaccacccacaagccaatggacaGGCTGAACTCTCAAATCACATTATCAAAACGATTTTGCAAAAGACCGTTGGCCCCACAGGGAAGGACTTGAGTCTTAAGCTGGAagatgccttatgggcatatcgGACTGCATATAAAACTCCATTCGGGATGTCACCATATCGAATGGTGTATGGCAAGAGGTGTCATTTACCGGAGGAATTGGAGCACAAGCTTTCTGGGCAGTGAATAAAGTGAACTATGACTGGGACAAAGGCAGGGCAAGCAATGAAGCTAGAGATCCAAGAGATCGAAGAAATCAGGAGAGAGGCATATGACAATGCTGTTCTCTACAAGGAAAGGATGAAAAAAAGCCACAATGCCTTGATCACAAACAAGCAATTCAGCTTTGGGCAAGAAGTTCTCCTGTACCAGACACGGTTCAAATTTGCACAAGGCAAGCTGAGTACCAAGTGGACCGGCCCATTTGTGGTGAAGACCCAATTCCCAAATGGAGCCGTTGAgatcggaaatccaaaatctGGGAAAGTGTTTAAGGTGAATGGACAAAGGCTGAAAGCCTATTATGGGCATAAACCCGACGCTGGGGAGGAACTGGATCTCGACCCAGCCACAAGCACTTTGGATTAAGTGAAAGGTATCACGTCATGCCCGGGATGATAAATAGGGCACTGGCCAGGAGGTAACCTGGTATTTTCGTTCAGTTTATTTTCTTTAGTTTGTTTCGCTTTCGTTTTTTGTTTTCCTAGGAACCCGGTTATGCCCACAGCTGTGGGCGAGTTTGAGTTTCGCGCCTTCGCGGAAGTTTGAATGTGTTTTACAGATACAGGGGGAGCAGTTATGGGCAAAGAGCAGTCGATTGGAGGAGCATTGATTCCAAAGCAGAAAGGGGGCTC is a window encoding:
- the LOC130998537 gene encoding uncharacterized protein LOC130998537 gives rise to the protein MTGTKAGQAMKLEIQEIEEIRREAYDNAVLYKERMKKSHNALITNKQFSFGQEVLLYQTRFKFAQGKLSTKWTGPFVVKTQFPNGAVEIGNPKSGKVFKVNGQRLKAYYGHKPDAGEELDLDPATSTLD